The following are from one region of the Periophthalmus magnuspinnatus isolate fPerMag1 chromosome 5, fPerMag1.2.pri, whole genome shotgun sequence genome:
- the emc3 gene encoding ER membrane protein complex subunit 3, with the protein MAEPELLLDSNIRLWVVLPIVFITFLVGVIRHYVSILLQSDKKLTLEQVSDSQVLIRSRILRENGKYIPKQSFLMRKFYFNNQEDGFFKKTKRKVVPPSPMTDPSMLTDMMKGNVTNVLPMILIGGWINWTFSGFVTTKVPFPLTLRFKPMLQQGIELLSLDASWVSSASWYFLNVFGLRSMYSLILGQDNGADQSRIMQEQMSGAAMAMPADTNKAFKAEWEALELTDHQWALESVEDDLMSRELDFDGMFSKELPTGIF; encoded by the exons ATGGCTGAACCAGAGTTGCTGCTTGACTCCAACATACGACTATGGGTGGTGCTGCCCATTGTCTTCATCACATTTCTAGTGGGGGTCATTCGGCATTATGTATCAATTCTTCTTCAAAGCGACAAAAAGCTCACCCTAGAGCAAGTGTCTGACAG tCAGGTTCTAATTCGCAGCAGAATCCTAAGGGAGAATGGGAAATATATTCCAAAGCAG tcatttttgatgaggaaattcTATTTCAACAATCAAGAAGATGGATTTTTCAAGAAGACCAAAAGAAAAGTGGTTCCACCATCTCCAATGACAG ATCCAAGTATGTTGACAGACATGATGAAAGGAAATGTGACCAATGTGCTTCCCATGATTCTCATTGGAGGGTGGATAAACTGGACCTTTTCTGGATTTGTAACAA ccaAGGTTCCATTTCCCCTCACATTGCGCTTTAAACCTATGCTACAACAAGGAATAGAGCTGCTCTCCCTGGATGCTTCCTG GGTAAGCTCAGCATCATGGTACTTCCTTAATGTCTTTGGACTAAGAAGCATGTACTCATTAATCCTTGGACAGGACAATG GTGCCGATCAGTCCAGGATTATGCAGGAGCAAATGAGTGGTGCAGCTATGGCAATGCCAGCAGATACAAATAAGGCATTTAAG GCTGAGTGGGAGGCACTAGAGCTGACAGACCACCAGTGGGCGCTGGAGAGTGTGGAGGACGACCTCATGAGCAGAGAGCTGGACTTTGATGGCATGTTCAGCAAAGAGTTACCCACCGGTATCTTCTAA
- the usp4 gene encoding ubiquitin carboxyl-terminal hydrolase 4 codes for MAEGGGPEAGSAADSDTEPVAAQAPSPSPENQKQTIGSLLKTTLRKGDEWYLIDSRWFKQWKKYVGFDSWDMYNVGEPSLYPGPIDNSGLFSDQDTQALKEHLIDELDYVLVPTEAWNKLVSWYGCLEGQRPIVRKVVEHGMFVKHCKVEVYLLELNLCENDNMENVVTRHFSKADTIDTIEKEMRTLFNIPSEKETRLWNKYMSNTYEQLNKPDSTVQDAGLFQGQVLVIERMNEDGTWPRQASHPKSSTTASRNFTTSPKLSSSSSASASSTVTNGDSSSSSSSTGYTLNNSASSGNRLGGYSSYSSSYNYRDSQSQPGLCGLSNLGNTCFMNSALQCLSNASPLTEYFLNDQYEAEINRENPLGMRGEIAEAYADLVKQMWLSRSSYVAPRTFKTQVGRFAPQFSGYQQQDSQELLAFLLDGLHEDLNRVKKKPYLALRDAEGRPDEIVAKEAWTNHRLRNDSIIVDIFHGLFKSTLVCPECSKVSVTFDPFCYLTLPLPMKKDRTMEIFLVRSDPQSRPTQYRVIVPKLGTVADLCSALSKLCGFPPENMVVADVYNHRFHKIYRRDDGLNQIMEKDDIFVYEVQEEDSEHMNLPVYFRERHSKQSSGSSSTMLFGQPLLLTVPRHNLNADLLYHRIMERIGRYVKPVQSASVESRASASASATLSSSSQAPECSSSAVDPGLDSGMSPGLDSDPNPGASGCGSPLSDGASCSASSSNGTNHSAPCTETNGMYDGEEEAMDHQQSPEPDHGQSEEEEEASELENGTKAEKTNSSSPAKLFTFSIVNSYGTANISPLPCDGNLLKLNPHSTVAIDWDTESKKQCYDEQEAEAYEKHESMLQPQKKKATVALRECIELFTTMETLGEHDPWYCPTCKKHQQATKKFDLWSLPRILVVHLKRFSYNRCWRDKLDTVVDFPIRDLNMSEFVCDPKAGPYIYDLIAVSNHYGGMGGGHYTAYGKNKMDGKWYYFDDSSVSSASEDQIVTKAAYVLFYQRRDEEDSPKPQPCASLGGASEPTDDNMDTN; via the exons ATGGCCGAGGGAGGCGGACCTGAGGCGGGCAGCGCGGCGGACTCGGACACGGAGCCGGTAGCTGCCCAAGCCCCATCGCCTTCTCCTGAAAACCAAAAACAGACTATCGGGTCACTTTTAAAAACCACCCTGCGGAAAGGTGACGAATG GTATCTTATCGACAGCCGGTGGTTCAAACAATGGAAGAAGTATGTAGGGTTTGACAGCTGGGACATGTACAATGTCGGAGAACCCAGCCTCTACCCAGGACCTATTGATAACTCTGGGTTGTTCTCAG acCAGGATACTCAGGCCCTGAAGGAACACCTTATCGATGAGCTGGACTATGTCCTTGTTCCTACTGAGGCCTGGAACAAACTGGTCAGCTGGTATGGTTGTCTCGAGGGCCAGAGACCCATCGTTAGAAAG GTGGTTGAACATGGCATGTTTGTCAAACATTGTAAAGTGGAAGTTTATCTGCTGGAACTAAACTTATGTGAGAACGACAATATGGAGAATGTTGTCACACGGCATTTCAGTAAAGCTGATACTATAG ATACTATAGAGAAGGAGATGAGGACGTTGTTTAATATCCCTTCAGAGAAGGAGACGCGGCTGTGGAACAAATACATGAGTAACACGTACGAGCAGCTGAACAAGCCAGACAGCACCGTACAGGACGCAGGGCTCTTCCAGGGACAG GTTCTTGTAATTGAACGCATGAATGAGGATGGCACATGGCCTCGACAAGCATCTCATCccaa ATCAAGTACAACAGCATCCAGGAACTTCACTACCTCTCCAAagctctcctccagctcctctgccaGTGCCTCGTCCACAGTCACCAATGGggacagcagcagtagcagcagcagtactgGATACACACTCAACAACAGTGCCTCCTCTGGCAACAG ATTGGGGGGCTACAGTTCATACAGTTCCTCTTATAACTACAGAGACTCACAGTCCCAGCCCGGCCTCTGTGGCCTCAGTAATCTGGGTAATACGTGCTTTATGAACTCAGCACTGCAG TGCCTGAGTAATGCATCCCCGCTCACGGAGTATTTCCTGAATGACCAGTACGAGGCAGAGATTAACCGGGAGAACCCTCTTGGAATGAGGGGCGAGATTGCAGAGGCTTATGCTGATTTAGTGAAGCAGATGTGGCTTAGTCGGAGCAGTTATGTTGCCCCACGGACCTTCAAA ACCCAGGTTGGCCGGTTCGCCCCCCAGTTTTCAGGGTACCAGCAGCAAGACTCCCAGGAGCTGCTGGCGTTTCTTCTGGACGGGCTTCATGAAGATCTGAACAGAGTCAAGAAGAAGCCCTACCTGGCCCTGAGAGACGCGGAAGGACGCCCCGATGAG ATTGTTGCTAAGGAAGCCTGGACTAACCACCGGTTGCGGAATGACTCCATAATTGTAGACATTTTCCACGGCCTGTTCAAATCTACTCTGGTGTGTCCCGAGTGCTCCAAGGTGTCAGTAACTTTTGACCCCTTCTGCTACCTCACACTGCCTCTGCCCATGAAGAAGGACCGCACCATGGAGATCTTCCTTGTGCGCTCTGATCCCCAGTCCAGACCCACACAG TACCGTGTGATAGTCCCCAAACTGGGCACTGTGGCAGACCTGTGCAGCGCCTTGTCCAAACTCTGTGGCTTccctcctgaaaat ATGGTGGTGGCAGACGTTTACAATCATAGGTTCCATAAAATCTACAGACGAGATGATGGACTCAATCAAATAATGGAGAAGGATGACATCTTTGT GTAtgaggtgcaggaggaggacagCGAGCACATGAACCTGCCGGTGTACTTCAGGGAGCGTCACTCGAAACAGTCCAGTGGCTCCTCCAGCACCATGTTGTTCGGACAGCCCCTGCTCCTCACCGTGCCCCGACACAACCTCAACGCTGATCTGCTCTACCATAGGATCATGGAGAGGATCGG ccGGTATGTGAAGCCAGTGCAGAGTGCCAGTGTTGAGAGCAGAGCCTCAGCCTCAGCCTCAGCCACTCTGAGCAGCAGCAGCCAGGCCCCGGAGTGCTCCTCATCTGCAGTGGATCCTGGACTGGACTCTGGTATGAGCCCTGGTCTAGACTCTGATCCAAACCCCGGGGCCAGTGGCTGTGGCAGTCCCCTCTCTGACGGAGCTTCCTGTAGTGCCAGCTCCAGTAACGGCACCAACCACTCTGCCCCCTGCACCGAGACCAACGGCATGTACGACG gtgaggaggaggccaTGGACCACCAGCAGAGCCCTGAGCCAGACCACGGGCagtctgaggaagaggaggaggcgtcCGAGCTGGAGAACGggacaaaagcagaaaaaacaaactcttcGTCACCAGCGAAACTCTTCACTTTCAGCATCGTCAACTCCTACGGAACGGCCAACATCAGCCCGCTGCCCTGTGACGGGAACCTGCTCAAACTCAACC CACATTCCACGGTGGCTATCGACTGGGACACTGAATCCAAAAAACAGTGCTACGACGAACAGGAGGCCGAG GCCTATGAGAAGCACGAGAGCATGCTGCAGCCCCAGAAGAAGAAGGCCACTGTGGCTCTGAGAGAATGTATCGAACTGTTCACCACCATGGAGACGCTCGGGGAACACGACCCATG GTATTGTCCCACATGTAAGAAGCACCAACAGGCCACAAAGAAGTTTGACCTTTGGTCTCTGCCCCGGATCCTTGTGGTGCATCTGAAGCGCTTCTCTTATAACCGCTGCTGGAGGGACAAGCTCGACACCGTGGTGGATTTCCCCATCAG gGACTTGAACATGTCGGAGTTTGTGTGCGACCCAAAAGCTGGACCCTACATCTATGACCTCATCGCAGTATCCAACCACTACGGCGGCATGGGAGGGGGGCACT